Below is a window of Streptomyces sp. NBC_01429 DNA.
TCGAAGGTCAGCCCCACCAGCCCGGCGCCCCGGCCGGCGGCGCGGGCGCGCAGCAGCTCGTCCATGGAGACGCCGGTGAGGCCCCGGCGGCGCAGCCAGCGCAGCTGCCGTTCGAGCCGGCCGGGCGAGACGGTCACCCGGTAGGGGTCGTCGGTGGGGTCGGCCACCGAGTGGTACATGAGGGCCCACAGGGGGCCGGGCGGGACCGTGTCAGCGGACATGGGTGAGCTTTCGTGAGACGGGGCGGAGGACGGTGTCGATCTCGGGCGCCCGCAGGGCGCGGGCGATGACGAGGAAGACCGCGGCGATCACCTCGCAGGCGCAGACGGCGCCCGCCACGGGTGAGTCGACGAGGGTTCCGACGAGCCACCCGGCGCCGGTGGAGGCCGCGGCGGCGGCGGTGAGTTTGGCCAGTCCGCCGAGCATGAACCGGGCATCGAGGGCCATGCTGTGGCGGGACAGGCCGTGCAGTATGAGCGCGGCGGCGGCGGTGATGCCGAGGGCGTTGGCGGCGGCGATCCCGAGCACCCCCCACACCTGCACCAGGAGGGCGCCCGCGACGGTGGTCAGCACCAGCCCGAGGACCATGGCGAGCGCCGGGAACCACAGGGGGCGCGCGGCCGAGAAGTAGCAGCGCACGAGCGCCCCGACCAGGGTGTGACCCAGCAGCCCGAGCGCGTACACCCGCATCACGGCGGCGGTCGCGGCCGTGTCGGCGGCGGTGAACTCACCGCGCTGGAAGAGGATTTCGATGAACTGGGGGGCGCACGCGATGATCGTGGCGGCCCCCACCAGCACGATCATCGCGGCCAGCGCGAGATCCCGCTCGACGCGCCGCCGCGCCCGGTCGGTCTCACCGGCCGCCATGGCGCGGGCGACGACGGGAAAGGTGACCGTGCAGAGCATCAGCGAGAGCGTCATCGGGATCTGCGCGACCTTCTGCGCGTAGTTGAGGTGCGAGATGGCCCCGGCGGGCAGCGGCGCGGCGAGGAAGCGTTCGATGAGGACCTGGGACTGGCGGCTGAGCGCGAAGGCGATGACGGGCGCGAGCAGCCCGAGGGCCACGGGGGCGACGGTGGCCGTCCGGGAGACGGCCGGCCCCGGCTCCGGTGTCGCGCTCGGGCCCGCGCGGTGTTCCCGCAGCCTGCGCCACAGGGACGGCAGCTGGATCAGCACCATGAGGACGCCGCCGACACCGACCCCGGCCGCCGCCACCTCCACGCCGCCCCGGTCGCGTACGACCAGCATCGTGCCGATGATGCCGACGTTGGACGCGACGTAGATCGCGGCGGGCGCCACGAAGTTGCCGTGCGCCCGCAGCGCGGCACTGAAGTACCCGGCCAGCCCGTAGGTGAAGACCGAGGTGGCCGTCAGCCGGGTGCAGTCGACGGCGAGCCGGGTCTCCGGCAGCCCGGGGGCCAGGACGGCCACCGCCCAGGGCGCGGCCAGCGCCAGCAGGGCGGCGGCGGCGCTGAGCGCGAGGAACAGCCGGGGCAGCGTCGATCGGGTCAACTGCCGTACGGGGTCGGGCTCCGAGACGGGCCGCACGGCCCGGCGCGCCAGGGCCAGGCTGAACGCCGGTACGAGGATGAGCGCCATGGCGTCCTCGATGAGGAGCGTGGCGGAGACCTCGGGGACGGTCCAGGCGACGAGGAAGGCGTCGGTGTCGGGCCCGGCGCCGTAGAAGTGCGCGATGGTCTGGTCCCGCAGCAGCCCGAGGACCGCACCGGCGGCGGTCAGCAGGGCGGTGAGGAACGCCGCGCGGGCGAGGAAGCGCCCGGACGGCCCCGGAACAAGGGCCGCGGCCCCGCCGGTGGAGGCCCCGCCCGCCCCGGGCGCGGCCTCCACCGGAGGCGCGGCCTCCACCGGGGGCGCCGGTGTCGGCGGAGGCACCACGGGGAGCGCGGACGCGGCCGCCGTCGGCGGTGTGGACCGCGGCGGCGGTTGAGGGGGCTGCGACTGCCTGGTATCGGTCATGTGCCGACAGCCCCGCTCCGGGCGCGGCCGGGCGCCAGCGCCCACCAGGCCGCCAGCCCGAGCATCACGGCCGTCAGTACGGTGGACGGGCCGCCGATGTCCGCGTACCCGAAGTCCACCAGCTGCCAGACCAGCAGCCCGGTGACGACCAGCCCGCAGTCCGCGCCGGTACCGCGCGCGGGGCGCGGGCCGCGTGCCGCGCGCAGGCGGCGCAGTGTGAGCACGAGCAGCGCGGCCCAGCTGCCCACCAGCGTGAGGACACCGAGCAGACCTTGCTCGCTGAGCACGAGCAGGTACATGTTGTGCGGGGAGAGCAGCGGCTGGCGCTGGAAGCCGAGTCCCGCGCCCGCCGTGTCGCTGCCCGAGGACAGCGCCAGCGAGGCGTGGCTGTCGCGGTGGGCGGGGAAGCCCTTCAGCCCGACGCCGGTGACCGGCCGCGTGCGCCACATGTCGGTGGCGGCGGCCCACATCGTGTACCGGTCGGTGACGGACTGGTCGGGCGCGTCGGCGACTTCGGCGATCGAGCCGAGCCGGTCGGTGACCAGCTGCGAGCCGAGGCCGAGGCCGCCGACGAGTACGACGCCGAGCGCCCCGGCGGTGAGCACGGCCACGGCGGCCCTGCGCGGTCCCGAGAGGAGCAGTTGCAGTCCGACCGCCACCGCCGTGGCGATCCACGCGCCCCGGCTGAAGGAGAGCACCAGGGGTACGGTCAGCAGCCCGGCGCAGACCAGGGCCGCCGCGCGCTGTCCGCGTGGCGACCCGTCGGTGGCGCCCAGCGCGAATCCGACGGCGATGACCAGGCCGTACGCCACGACGGTGGCCATGCCCATCACATCGGTGGGCCCGAAGGTGCCCACCGCGCGGATGTCCTCGCCCCGGTACGAGGCGCCGGTCCCGGTCAGGTACTGGACGACGCCGATCGCCCCCTGGGCCAGCGCGAGGGCCACCACGGACCCGCCGAGGAAGCGGAAGTCCCACCGGTCCCGTACGAGCAGCAGCAGCGCGGCCGGGACCAGGACGAAGATCTGGAGGTAGCGCGCCACCCCGGGCAGTCCGGCCGGCGTGTCGTCCGAGGTGAGCGCGGCGACGGTCACGCCGAGCACCGGCATGCCGAGCACGAGCGCGGCGGTACGGGTCAACGGGCGGGCCCGCTGGCGCAGTACGCGTACGAGGCAGTACAGGACGAGCAGCGCGGACGCCGCGTCGGCCACGCTCCCGGACCCGGCCGAGCCGTCCCCGGCCGGCGCGGACGGCACCGCCAGCAGCGCGACGACCGCCACGGCGGGCAGCAGCGGCGCGGCCCGGCGCAGCACGGCGCGCGGGTCGCCGGGCAGCAGCGGGACCGGCACCCGGCGCGGCAGCGGGACCGGGTGCGGCGGCCGGACGCCGAGGGCCTCGGCCGTGGCCATCAGCTGCCCGCCGGGCGGACGAGGGAGACGGCGGTTCGTACCAGAATGCACACGTCCTGCCACAACGACCAGTGGTCGATGTAGTGATTGTCGAAGCGGGACCTCTCCTCGATGGAGGTGTCGCCGCGCAGCCCGTGGACCTGCGCGAGACCCGTGATACCGACGGGCATCCGGTGCCTGGCCGCGTAGCCGGGGTGGGTCTTGCTGAAGTTCGCGACGAAGAAGGGCCGTTCCGGCCGGGGGCCGACCAGGCTCATGTCGCCGCGCAGGACGTTCCACAGCTGCGGCAGCTCGTCCAGCGAGGTACGGCGCAGGAGGTTGCCGGCCGCGCTCATCCGGAAGTCGTTGGCGATGTTCCAGCGGGTGGCCGACTCGTTCTCGTCGGACGGGCGCAGGGTGCGGAACTTCAGCAGGGTGAAGGGACGGCCGTGCTGCCCGACGCGCTCCTGGCGGAACAGCACGCCCGGTCCGTCGCAGAGCCGGACCGCGAGCGCGCAGAGCAGCAGTACGGGCGAGACGGCCAGCAGGACCGGTGCCGCGATCAGCAGGTCGAGCAGCCGCTTGGCGAGAGCGCCCCGGCGGCGCCCACCGGCGGCGGGCGGCGCCACCCGGTGGTAGCCGAACCCCCACAGATGGCGCTCCATGGGGGCGGGCACGGTGGCGAGGTGCGTGGCCCGGCGGCCGGTGGAGACGAACCAGGTGGCGCAGCCGTACTCGTGGAACAGCGAGACGAGGTCGGTCGGGCCCGACCGGTCGGAGCGCGTGTTCGCGTCGCCGCCGCAGTCGATGAACAGCGCGTCCTGGACGCCGTTCTGGATGACGGCGCGGTGGATCTCCTCGGTGGTGGTCAGTACGGGCAGGGCGGGCGCCTCCGTACCGCTGCCGCCGTCCCTGGTCCCTTCCTTGGCCAGGCGCACGCCCGCGGCGGTCTCGGCGCCCTGCGGGTCCGCCGTACGGTCCGCCGCGCGGCCGGTCGTCGCGCCGTCCCGAGCGAGCGCCGCCGGTGAGGCGACACCGACGGGCCGCAGGCCGTACTCGGGGTGCTGGGCGAGCAGCGCCGTCAGCCGCCGCGCGGCCGCCCCCGTACCGACGACCAGGGCGGAGCGCAGCCGGTTGCGGGCCGAAGCGCGGCGGCGGGCGTGCAGGAGCGAGCGGCAGCCGCAGGAGACGGCGAGCTGTACGGCGACCGCGCTCAACAGGGCGGGGAAGCCGAGGGCGTTCGCCGGGAACAGCGCGGCGAGGGCCGCCGCCACCGCGCACCAGGCCGCCGCGATCCGGGCGGCGAGGGCGGGCAGTTGGCCGAGCCCCGACAGGACGGCGCCGGGGCGGTAGAGCCCGCCGAGCGCGTTCAGGGCGACGACACCGACGACGAGCGGGACCAGCAGGACGGCCACGCGCTGCTCGCCGGTGAGGACGGTGGCGGCCGCCGGGACGGCCAGCGCGTCCGCCGCGATCAGCGGCAGCCCGAAGCGCGCGGCGCCGGCCGCCGGGCGCCGCCGGGCGGGCAGGGCGACGCGGTCGGGGACGTCCCGGGTGTCGCGGGGAGGCGCGATCGCGACGCGCCCGGCGGCGGCCCTTCCCCGTACCGCCTGGTCCAGGGCCGTCTGCCCCTCGGCCCCGTGCCCCGGGTGTCCCGGGATGTGTCGCGCCGTCCTCGCGCGCCCGGACGGCGGAGGGACGCTGGTGCTTTCCGTGGTCACTGGAGAATCGGCTCCCTGCGCTCGGTACGCGGCCCGTCGGCCACCTCGCGGTACACGTCGGCGACGGCCCGCGCGGTCTGCCGCACGTCGTAGGTGCTGAGTACGTGGTGCTGGCCCTGGCGGCCGATCGCTTCGCGCAGCGGCGCGTCGCTGAGCAGGGCGCTCAACGCGGCGGCCAGCGCGGACGGGTCCTCGGGCGGGGTGAGGCAGACGTTCTCGCGGCCGGGCGGCAGGGACTCCCGCGCGCCGTCCACATCGCTGAGGACGACGGCCCGGCCGCTGGCCATGGCCTCCAGCGGCGCCACCGCCATGCCCTCCCAACGGGACGGCAGGACCACCAGGTCGGCCGCCCGGTACCAGGGCGCGGT
It encodes the following:
- the murJ gene encoding murein biosynthesis integral membrane protein MurJ — protein: MTDTRQSQPPQPPPRSTPPTAAASALPVVPPPTPAPPVEAAPPVEAAPGAGGASTGGAAALVPGPSGRFLARAAFLTALLTAAGAVLGLLRDQTIAHFYGAGPDTDAFLVAWTVPEVSATLLIEDAMALILVPAFSLALARRAVRPVSEPDPVRQLTRSTLPRLFLALSAAAALLALAAPWAVAVLAPGLPETRLAVDCTRLTATSVFTYGLAGYFSAALRAHGNFVAPAAIYVASNVGIIGTMLVVRDRGGVEVAAAGVGVGGVLMVLIQLPSLWRRLREHRAGPSATPEPGPAVSRTATVAPVALGLLAPVIAFALSRQSQVLIERFLAAPLPAGAISHLNYAQKVAQIPMTLSLMLCTVTFPVVARAMAAGETDRARRRVERDLALAAMIVLVGAATIIACAPQFIEILFQRGEFTAADTAATAAVMRVYALGLLGHTLVGALVRCYFSAARPLWFPALAMVLGLVLTTVAGALLVQVWGVLGIAAANALGITAAAALILHGLSRHSMALDARFMLGGLAKLTAAAAASTGAGWLVGTLVDSPVAGAVCACEVIAAVFLVIARALRAPEIDTVLRPVSRKLTHVR
- a CDS encoding O-antigen ligase family protein, producing the protein MATAEALGVRPPHPVPLPRRVPVPLLPGDPRAVLRRAAPLLPAVAVVALLAVPSAPAGDGSAGSGSVADAASALLVLYCLVRVLRQRARPLTRTAALVLGMPVLGVTVAALTSDDTPAGLPGVARYLQIFVLVPAALLLLVRDRWDFRFLGGSVVALALAQGAIGVVQYLTGTGASYRGEDIRAVGTFGPTDVMGMATVVAYGLVIAVGFALGATDGSPRGQRAAALVCAGLLTVPLVLSFSRGAWIATAVAVGLQLLLSGPRRAAVAVLTAGALGVVLVGGLGLGSQLVTDRLGSIAEVADAPDQSVTDRYTMWAAATDMWRTRPVTGVGLKGFPAHRDSHASLALSSGSDTAGAGLGFQRQPLLSPHNMYLLVLSEQGLLGVLTLVGSWAALLVLTLRRLRAARGPRPARGTGADCGLVVTGLLVWQLVDFGYADIGGPSTVLTAVMLGLAAWWALAPGRARSGAVGT
- a CDS encoding sugar transferase yields the protein MTTESTSVPPPSGRARTARHIPGHPGHGAEGQTALDQAVRGRAAAGRVAIAPPRDTRDVPDRVALPARRRPAAGAARFGLPLIAADALAVPAAATVLTGEQRVAVLLVPLVVGVVALNALGGLYRPGAVLSGLGQLPALAARIAAAWCAVAAALAALFPANALGFPALLSAVAVQLAVSCGCRSLLHARRRASARNRLRSALVVGTGAAARRLTALLAQHPEYGLRPVGVASPAALARDGATTGRAADRTADPQGAETAAGVRLAKEGTRDGGSGTEAPALPVLTTTEEIHRAVIQNGVQDALFIDCGGDANTRSDRSGPTDLVSLFHEYGCATWFVSTGRRATHLATVPAPMERHLWGFGYHRVAPPAAGGRRRGALAKRLLDLLIAAPVLLAVSPVLLLCALAVRLCDGPGVLFRQERVGQHGRPFTLLKFRTLRPSDENESATRWNIANDFRMSAAGNLLRRTSLDELPQLWNVLRGDMSLVGPRPERPFFVANFSKTHPGYAARHRMPVGITGLAQVHGLRGDTSIEERSRFDNHYIDHWSLWQDVCILVRTAVSLVRPAGS